TCCCTGCAGGAACGTCTGGCCGGCTTGGAGCAGGACCACGAACTCCTTGTCGGAATGCGTGCCGCCCTCGGCGACAACGCACTCGCGGTGCCCGGGCCGCGCACCGGCAAGAAGCCCGCGACGGCCGTGAAGGCCACCACGCCCACGAGGAAGCAGACGGGAGCGAAGACCGCGACCACCGGCTCGGTGAAGAAGTCGACGGCGACGAAGACGTCGTCCGCGCCGAAGTCCACGACGGCCAAGTCCACGGCGACCAAGTCCACGACGGCCAAGGCCACGGCGCCGAAGTCGACGGAGGCGAAGGCAACCGCCGCGGTGGCCGAGTCGAAGCAGTCCGCCGCCAAGCCGGTCGCCGCGAAGCAGCCGGTCGCGAAGAAGCCCGTGGCCAAGAAGGCGGCCGCGGCGGACAAGAACCAGGTCCCCCTGACGGAACTGATCCACCAGCACCTGACCGGTCAGACGGAGCCGAAGACGGCCGCCGAGATCTCCCAGGCCCTGGCGGTCGCCCACCCGGATCGCAGCCTCAACGACAACCTGGTGCGTACGAGCACCGAGCGTCTGGTCGCCCGTAGTCTGGTCGAGCGCGCCAAGCAGGGCTCCACGGTCTACTACACGGCCACCCGGACCGACGCCGTGGCCGCCGTGGCCCCGGCGGCGACCGCCGACAAGGCAGTGGCCGCGGCCGGCGTCTGATCCGAACCACGCGTGGTGCGTCGGGGCTGTTTCCACCGGTACGGCGGAGCCTGGCCGGGAGAACAGCCCCTCGCGCACGGGGGCGCGCGGGACGTGCGACGTCGACCCGTGCGATCGGACGTGTCGTCAGAGGCCGCGGGTGCGGGTCCGTGCGTGTTCGACGGCGGCCGCGGCGAATCCGCTGATCAGCGGGTGGGCGCGGGTGACGTCCCCGTCGAGTTCGGGCTGGAAGAGCGTGGCCAGGAAGAAGGGGTGCGTGGACAGTTCGACGATGCGGACCTCGCCGGATTCGTCGGTGCCGGGAAACGTCAGCCCGTGTGCCCGCAGGAGTTCGAGGTGGTACGGATTGGGTCCGTAGGCGCAGTGGTAGCGCGCTCGGGTCCGGGCGGATCCCAGCAGATGGGCCGCGCGCGAGTCCGGCGCCACCCGAACGGTCCCCTCGTGACCCACGAGTGAACAGGACAGGGGGACGACCACGGCCTCCTCGGGGGCGGCCATCGGATCGTTCTCGGCGTGTCGGGCACGCTCCAGACCGCAGGCGTTCCGTGCGAACTCCACAAGGGCGTGCTGGAAACCGCCGCAGGTGCCCAGGAAGGGAACGCCGTTCTCACGTGCCGAACGGATCGCCCTCAGGACACCGCTCTCACTGCGGTACGGGCTGCCGGGCAGCACCCAGACCGCGTCGAAGCCGTCAACCCCCAGCCCGGCCTCCTCGGTGGGGATCCAGTAGGCGTCCAGGTCCAGCCCGTCCCGCAGGCGCAGCGCCTCGATCAAGCCGGGGACGCGCACGTGGGAGTGGACGGAGTCGGAACGGTCGCCCACGAGGGCGATGCGTGCGGTGGGGTTCATGACAGCCATCCTGCTGAACAACCCATCATCAGGTCCAACGATGATGTGCTGTCCGCGCATCAGTGATACTGATGCGCATGGATCCGCATCTGCTTCGCACCTTCGTCGCGGTCCTCGACCACCGCTCCTTCTCCACCGCGGCCACGGCCCTCGGCTACACCCAGTCCGCGGTCTCCCAACACATCGCCGCACTCGAAACGGACTTGGGCACCAGACTGGTCGAACGCCGGCCCGTGGCGCCCACACCTGCCGGTGCCCGGCTGATGGAACACGTCCCCGCCCTGCTCCTGCGCCTCGACGCCGCCCGTGCCGACATCGCCCGCCTGAACCAGGCCCCCACCACCCGACTCGCCCTCGCGTGCTCGCCCGCGGCCCTCGGTACGGCGGTCGCTCGGGCCCTCGCCCGACTGCGCGCCGGCACCCGCGTGGACGTGGAGGTGCGCGTCCTGAGCCGGGAAGCGGTCGTCGAGGACGTACTCACCGCACGGGCCGACCTGGGCCTGGTCGACGGCATCACCGCCCCCAGCGACCCCCTGCCGCTGCCGGACCTCGGCCCCACCACCACCCTGGCCGCGGCCGAGGAGCCCCTGGCGGTGATCCTTCCCCTCGACCACCCGCTGGCGGAGCGTCGATCGCTGCGGCTGCCCGACCTCACCCAGGCCCAGTGGATCGACGCCCCCGACAGCGCCGTCCCTCTCGAACGGCTGCGCGGCGTATGCCGTACCGACGGATTCCCTTCGCGGATCCGCCACCGCGGAACCGACCTGTTCGGCCTCGCCGCGCTCGCAGCGGCCGGTCACGGACTCGCGGCACTGCCCCTGTCATCGGCCACCGCGCTCCCGGCCGTCGCGGCGGTCCCGATCAGCGCACCACGCCTGATCCACCGCACCGAACTCGTACACCCCGCCAACCCCACCTCTCCCGCCCGGCAGTTGATCGACCTCATCCTCGGCACGCCGCCGATCACGTGACCTGAACGCGCCGGACGCCCCGTCACGAGGTACGCCACCTCAGGAGACGGCGTACCACTGGCTGGCCCAGCCGGTGTTGATCGTGCTGGTGGACTGTTCGGCGAGGTTCAAGGTGGCCGGGAGCGAGGTCTGTCCGGTCAGCACGGTGCTGTAGCGGAGATTCGGCGGGGTCAGCCCCGCGTTCACCGAGATCCCGGCCCCCGTCGACTTGAGGGTGAGGGCGTTGGTGGCCCAGTTCCCGTTGAGGAGCAGGGCCACGAAATAGGTGCCGGGCTCGGCGGTGAAGGACTTGGACAGGGGCAGCGGTTTGGCTATCGCGTCGGTCATGAGCTGCGGCGAGATGTCGGCGGTGGACGCGCGCAGGGTGCCGCGGGCGTCGTAGACACCGAGGTAGCAGTCGGAGAGCCGGGCGTTGGGGTCGATGCCGGCCAACCCCAACCAGATGTTGGACCACGGCGTCCGCTCGCGCAGCACGATCCGCACCAGGGTGACCCGTCCGGCCACGCCCGCGACGGACTGAGACGTCACGTGCCCCGCGTCGTTGGGGTCCCCGGTCCAGGCCAGCAGGTTCTGGTCCTGCGGCCGGGGACCCTCGTACCCTCCGGCGCCGCCGGGCGCGGTGGACGCCGCCGGAGGGGGAGTGGCGGCGCCGCTCGCGCGCGGGCTCCCGCCGGGCGAGGTGCAACCGGCCAGGACGAGCAGCGCCGCGAGCGCGGCGGCGAGGCCGGTCGATACGGCGGTGGTACGGGTGCGCATGGTCCCCCCATGAGGTGCTGATGTGGCGAGGTGCCATGGTCACACGGCACCGAAATCGGGGTGCGCCCGGTCCGGGGCGGTGTCACAGTCACCGTCGTGACCTTGATGGACGTACTCGTCGACTTCGCCCGTACCGGCCGGCTCGGCCCGCTCCACTGCGGCATGCCCCTGGCCGAGGCCGAAACGCTCCTCGGACCTGGGCGCCCCCATCCCGCCATCCTGATGAAGGGCCCCGACGTCGACGGCTACCCGTACGCGTGGGGCGGCCTCCGACTGGTCGTCACCCGCCGGGCCGTCAGCGGCGTGTGGATCACGCTCCGGCCCGGATCCGCCGTGAACCTCCCACCGCTCGTCCTGCCCGATGCCGGGGAGTACGAGGCGACGGTGCTCCGTGAGGACCTCACCACAGCCCTCGACGGCGTGGGCTGCCACCACGAGATCGACCCCGTCCTCACCTTCGACGAGCAGTCGAGCATCCGCACCCGGCCCGCCGATGTGTGCGCCGTCTTCAGCCTGCCCGGTCGGGACGACCGGGTGCCGCACCGCGATCGGCACCACCTCCACGACCTGCACAGACACACGGCCTGACGGTGCGGCCCGCCCCAGGCCCGCTCCGGCCGAAGTGCCCCGGCGCGGGGCCGGACCAGACCTGCCGTGGCGGGGCCGTGGCGGGTCATCCGCCCCCGCTGCCCGGCGTACTCGGGTTGGTCGGGCCGCTCGGAGTCACCGACGGTTGCGCCGGCGGGAGGGGCCAGACGTGGTCGGGCGTCACGATGGAGGTGACCGCGTTCCCGATCATCGAGGACAGGTTCATGCCCTTGTAGTCGATGTCGGTGTTGACCAGTACCACGAGGGTCGCGTCCTCGGCGGGGAGCTGCGCGGCGATGGATTCGTAGCCGGGCAACTCCCCGTTGTGGCCGAGCCAGCCGTTGAAATCGAGGATGCCGAGACCGTACGAGGCACCGGGAACTCCGACCGATCGGGTCTCCAGCCGCTCGGCCTGCGTTTCCTTGGTGAGGAGTGTGCCGTCCGCCAACGCCGGAGCCCAGGCATGGAGGTCGTCGAGGTCGGAGACGGCCCCACCGGCGGCCCAGGCCCACGAGGGATTCCAGTCGGTGGCGTCGGCGACGCTGTCGTTCGGTGTGAAGTCCGTGTACCCGTGGGCGTGCGGGTCGGGGATGGCGCTGTCGTCGGGCAGCGAGGTGTCGTTCAACTTCAGCGGCGTGAAGACGTGTTCCTCGAGGTAGTCGCCGAGGCTCTGCCCACTGACCTTCTCGATCAGCATGCCGAGCAGCACGGTGTTCGTGTTGCTGTACTGCCACTTGGTGCCGGGCGCGAAGTTCGGCGGGTGACTGAAGGCGATGTCCAGGAGCCCGCGCGGCGTGTAGGCCCGATGCGGGTCGGCGCGCACTTGCGCCAACCATGCTTTGTCCTCCGTGTAGTTGAAGAGGCCGCTGCTCATCCCCGCCAGTTGGCGCAGGGTGATCTCGTCGCCGCCGGGGACACCGGTGACGTACCGGGATATCGGGTCGTCGAGCGCGACCTTGCCCGCGTCGACGAGTTGGAGGACGCCCGTGATGGTGAACGTCTTCGTGATGCTCCCGATCCTCGTGAAGAGGTCGGACTTCATGGGAGTCCCCGTCCGTGTGTCCGCGACGCCGAAGGACTTCTCGTACGTGCCGCGCCGGGGGATCCACAGACCGACGTTGAGACCCGGTACATCGGCCTCGTCCATGATCCTCGTGATCGCCGCGTCCAGTTTCCGTACGGTGGTGGGATCGAGGTCCCGCTGCGCGGAGGCGACGGCCCGGTCGGGGGTGGTGCCCGCGCAGAGGGCGGCGAGCAGGACGGCCGCCACGGCGGGTACGGCGGCCCGGCTGGACCGTCGAGCATGCGACGGGCGATACCTGCCCATGGTCGTTCACCTCTGGTCCGGGTCGATCGGACAAGCGTTTCCCGAGCCCCCGACGGTGTCTCCCACCATGGTAGGAGCGCCCGACCTGCCACGCGATGTCGAAGCGACCACCGGACCGGCCGCGCCCCGCACGTCCGCGGCGCTCGTGCACCGCCAGGCCCCGCAGGGCTTCGGATCAACGACCCTTGGTCACGGCCTCCGGCCCGGGGCCGGGTCACGTCGTTCCGGTCGCCGCCCCGTCGCCGGCAGAAGCAGCGGGCCGGCCCGTTTGGCACGGCGCTGGACGAGGGCCGTCTCCATGCGGCCGATGCCGGGCAGCGCCGCCAACTCGACGGTCAGGTAGTCGTACAACCCGCCGGGGTCGCGGCACTGGAGCATGGCGAAGACCGAGGCCCGGCCCGTCGTGACGGCCGCGAAGGCGACCGCGTCGTGCCGTGACAGCGCCCGGGTCACCTCGCCCAGCGCGGCGGGCGCCACCTCCAACCACAACAGCGCCTCCACCGGGAAACCGAAGCGGGACGGATCCACGTCCACCTCGAAGTGGAGCACCCCGGCAGCCCGGAGCCCGGCGACGCGGCGACGCACCGTCGAAGCCGACCAACCGGTGACGTCGGCCAGCCGTGCCACGTCGGCCCGACCGTCCCGGCCCAGTTCCCCCGCCAGCCGTGCGTCCGCCGCGCCCCAGCCGGACTCCGACTCCCCGGCGGCGACCCGCACGTCCTCCGGGTTCTCCGCGGCCACCGGGCCCTTCGCGGCCTTCGGGGGCGCGAGGGCGTCCGGGCCGTCGACCGGCTCCCCCGGGGCGCCGAGCAGGGCCGCCCGCTCGGACGCGTCCAGGGCGCTCGTACGGCCCGCCCAGCCGCCGACCCCCGCCACCGGTCGCAGTACGCAGCCCGCCTCCACGTCCCGGACTCCGGGGGTCCGCAGCAGGTGGTCGAAGAGGGGACGCCCACCCTCGGCGCCCGCCGCGGGTGTACGCGCCATGCAGGTCAGGCGCGTCCCGCCGGCGAGCGGGGCGATCCACGAGGTGTCGTCGCGCTGGGCGAGGGCGGTGGCCAGCGCGTCGGCGGCATCGGGCGTGCAGTCGATGCGGACGAACCAGTCGAGCATCCCGATCCGCCGACTGTCCACGAGCCCGACCACCCGAACCACCAGCTCCGACCGCAGCCGGTGGTAGCGGCGCGCCACGGTCCGCTCGGGCGCCCCCAGCACCGAGGCGATCCTGCTGAACGAGGCCCGTCCGTCGATCTGAAGGGCGTGGATCAGACGCCGGTCCAGCTCGTCCAGCGTGACGGATCGCGTCATGAAAGGCCCTCCGCGCGTCTGATCCCACCGTTGGCGGCGACTGTACAGCGCCCCCGGGAGCCGCGGGCGGGACGCTGACGGGGTCGTGCAGATCCAGCGGATCGACCCGGACACCGTCCGCGGATCGGCCGCGGCCCTGACCGACGGTTCCGCCTGACCGCCAACCCCGTCTCCCACGGATCCACCGACTCGGGTTGCCTCACGGAGGGGAGTTCCGGACATGGAACCGCTCGTCACACTCGTCGCCGTCACCGGCCTGCTCC
This region of Streptomyces sp. NBC_00513 genomic DNA includes:
- a CDS encoding LysR family transcriptional regulator → MDPHLLRTFVAVLDHRSFSTAATALGYTQSAVSQHIAALETDLGTRLVERRPVAPTPAGARLMEHVPALLLRLDAARADIARLNQAPTTRLALACSPAALGTAVARALARLRAGTRVDVEVRVLSREAVVEDVLTARADLGLVDGITAPSDPLPLPDLGPTTTLAAAEEPLAVILPLDHPLAERRSLRLPDLTQAQWIDAPDSAVPLERLRGVCRTDGFPSRIRHRGTDLFGLAALAAAGHGLAALPLSSATALPAVAAVPISAPRLIHRTELVHPANPTSPARQLIDLILGTPPIT
- a CDS encoding serine hydrolase; protein product: MGRYRPSHARRSSRAAVPAVAAVLLAALCAGTTPDRAVASAQRDLDPTTVRKLDAAITRIMDEADVPGLNVGLWIPRRGTYEKSFGVADTRTGTPMKSDLFTRIGSITKTFTITGVLQLVDAGKVALDDPISRYVTGVPGGDEITLRQLAGMSSGLFNYTEDKAWLAQVRADPHRAYTPRGLLDIAFSHPPNFAPGTKWQYSNTNTVLLGMLIEKVSGQSLGDYLEEHVFTPLKLNDTSLPDDSAIPDPHAHGYTDFTPNDSVADATDWNPSWAWAAGGAVSDLDDLHAWAPALADGTLLTKETQAERLETRSVGVPGASYGLGILDFNGWLGHNGELPGYESIAAQLPAEDATLVVLVNTDIDYKGMNLSSMIGNAVTSIVTPDHVWPLPPAQPSVTPSGPTNPSTPGSGGG
- a CDS encoding Lrp/AsnC family transcriptional regulator, which codes for MTRSVTLDELDRRLIHALQIDGRASFSRIASVLGAPERTVARRYHRLRSELVVRVVGLVDSRRIGMLDWFVRIDCTPDAADALATALAQRDDTSWIAPLAGGTRLTCMARTPAAGAEGGRPLFDHLLRTPGVRDVEAGCVLRPVAGVGGWAGRTSALDASERAALLGAPGEPVDGPDALAPPKAAKGPVAAENPEDVRVAAGESESGWGAADARLAGELGRDGRADVARLADVTGWSASTVRRRVAGLRAAGVLHFEVDVDPSRFGFPVEALLWLEVAPAALGEVTRALSRHDAVAFAAVTTGRASVFAMLQCRDPGGLYDYLTVELAALPGIGRMETALVQRRAKRAGPLLLPATGRRPERRDPAPGRRP